The Bacillota bacterium LX-D genome has a window encoding:
- the nifK gene encoding nitrogenase molybdenum-iron protein subunit beta, with product MLNQTPKTIAERSALVVNPAKTCQPIGAMYAALGIHGCLPHSHGSQGCCSYHRMHLSRHYRDPIMASTSSFTEGTAVFGGKSNLEQAIKNVFTIYNPDVIAINTTCLSETIGDDIASIVREIDIPDGKTVIHANTPSYVGSHVTGYSNMVKAMVNYLAKGSSEGKSINIIPGFVEPADIREIKRILKLLNVPATVFPDTSGVVDAPNTGKFEMYPKGGTKVKDLIATGNAMATIALGRFSSADAAVALEKKCGVQPFILRTPIGIEATDSFIMQLLRLTGNSVPYELEEERGQLVDIMTDTHFHFHGKKVAIFGDPDIVTALTQFVLSLGMRPVHILTGTPGEAFVEDVKAMTDAAGVKSNVKAAGDLMLLHQWIKNQPVDLIIGNTYGKYIARAEDIPLVRIGFPILDRTVQTYLPVAGYRGAMRIIEKISNALLDTKDRESTDEDYELVM from the coding sequence ATGCTGAATCAAACGCCTAAGACCATTGCAGAGCGTTCGGCGCTGGTTGTAAATCCTGCAAAGACATGCCAGCCCATCGGTGCCATGTATGCCGCGCTGGGTATCCATGGATGTCTGCCCCACAGCCATGGCTCCCAGGGATGCTGCTCCTACCACCGTATGCACCTTTCGCGTCATTACAGGGATCCGATCATGGCTTCCACCAGTTCGTTTACGGAGGGCACGGCGGTTTTCGGCGGCAAGTCCAATTTAGAGCAGGCGATTAAAAATGTTTTTACCATATATAATCCGGATGTCATCGCAATCAACACGACCTGCCTTTCGGAAACGATCGGCGACGATATAGCTTCTATTGTCCGTGAAATAGATATACCGGATGGCAAGACGGTCATCCATGCCAATACGCCCAGCTATGTCGGGTCCCATGTTACGGGTTACTCCAACATGGTAAAGGCCATGGTCAATTATCTGGCCAAAGGGAGCTCGGAAGGAAAATCCATCAATATCATACCCGGTTTTGTCGAACCGGCGGATATACGGGAAATCAAGAGGATATTAAAGCTTCTCAATGTTCCGGCTACCGTTTTTCCCGACACTAGCGGTGTGGTGGATGCACCAAATACGGGAAAATTTGAAATGTATCCTAAAGGCGGCACGAAGGTAAAAGACCTTATTGCAACAGGGAATGCTATGGCAACGATCGCCTTGGGCAGATTTTCATCTGCAGATGCTGCAGTGGCGCTGGAAAAGAAGTGCGGCGTACAGCCGTTTATATTGAGAACACCAATTGGCATAGAAGCAACCGACTCATTCATCATGCAGCTTTTAAGGCTTACCGGCAACAGCGTGCCTTATGAATTGGAAGAAGAACGAGGCCAGTTGGTTGATATCATGACCGACACCCATTTCCACTTTCACGGTAAAAAGGTAGCGATTTTCGGCGACCCGGATATCGTGACCGCATTGACCCAATTCGTTTTAAGCTTGGGAATGCGGCCCGTCCATATTCTGACGGGGACGCCGGGAGAGGCCTTTGTGGAAGACGTAAAAGCCATGACAGACGCGGCAGGCGTCAAATCAAACGTCAAAGCAGCAGGCGATCTGATGCTGTTGCATCAGTGGATTAAGAATCAACCGGTCGATTTGATTATCGGCAACACATACGGGAAATACATTGCAAGAGCCGAGGACATTCCGTTGGTACGCATCGGATTTCCCATACTGGACAGAACGGTACAAACTTATTTGCCGGTTGCAGGTTACCGTGGCGCGATGCGAATCATTGAAAAAATCAGTAACGCGCTACTCGATACCAAAGACCGTGAAAGTACAGATGAAGATTATGAACTTGTAATGTAA
- a CDS encoding LysR family transcriptional regulator, giving the protein MNVNMTIRHLKIFIEVADCGKMSLASKNLYISQPSVSQAISEIENFYNIKLFERLSKKLYITEAGEQFLSYARHIVSLFDEMEETIKKSSVVLLKIGATVTVGTCVMSDIINQFSSKCPTIQTQVFINNTSVIESKILTNQLDIGLVEGEVKSKDIVCLPVIKDRLVLISGKNSYFANKNTVKLSELNNQPFILREKGSGTRELFENHMRNAGFTIQEKWICNNSEAIKQAVIAGHGLSVISERLIKDEVASHKLQIIKINNVEFNRNFSIIYHKNKYLADYLNEFIKVLKSYQK; this is encoded by the coding sequence ATGAATGTTAATATGACAATTCGACATCTCAAAATTTTTATTGAAGTAGCAGATTGTGGTAAAATGAGCTTAGCTTCTAAAAATCTTTATATTTCACAACCATCTGTAAGCCAAGCCATTTCAGAAATTGAAAATTTTTATAACATTAAACTTTTTGAACGGCTTTCAAAAAAACTTTATATAACAGAAGCTGGAGAACAATTTTTAAGTTATGCAAGGCATATTGTATCTCTTTTTGATGAAATGGAAGAAACCATTAAAAAATCATCTGTTGTTTTATTAAAAATAGGTGCAACTGTCACAGTTGGAACCTGTGTAATGAGTGATATAATAAATCAGTTCAGCTCTAAATGCCCAACTATACAAACTCAAGTTTTCATTAATAATACCAGCGTCATAGAATCAAAAATTTTAACTAATCAATTAGATATTGGTCTTGTTGAAGGGGAAGTAAAAAGTAAAGATATAGTATGCTTACCTGTTATTAAAGATAGGCTTGTACTTATAAGCGGCAAAAATAGTTATTTTGCAAATAAAAATACTGTAAAATTGTCCGAACTTAATAATCAACCATTTATTTTAAGAGAAAAGGGAAGCGGAACTCGTGAGCTTTTTGAAAATCATATGAGAAATGCTGGATTTACCATACAAGAAAAGTGGATATGCAATAATTCAGAAGCAATAAAACAAGCAGTAATAGCAGGACATGGTCTTTCCGTTATTTCAGAAAGACTTATTAAAGATGAAGTGGCTTCCCACAAGTTACAGATAATAAAAATTAACAATGTTGAATTTAACAGAAATTTTAGTATCATATATCACAAAAATAAATATTTAGCTGATTATTTAAATGAATTTATTAAAGTTTTAAAATCATACCAAAAATAA
- the nifE gene encoding nitrogenase iron-molybdenum cofactor biosynthesis protein NifE codes for MSKVLNINVLDERRNSILCNARGKGDSIQCNKNSAAGSVSQRACVYCGARVVLNPITDAYHIVHGPIGCSSYTWDIRGSLTSGAEVYRNSFSTDLREKDIIFGGEKKLSAAIDEIVAQYKPKVIFVYSTCVVGIIGDDLDAVCKTAQQKHNIRVIPVRSTGFAGNKASGYRAACDAIMELIGNEERPAKPQGINFLGDFNLAGELWIIKGYLKSLGIKLHTAITGDSTCDSLKEAVKAQLNIVQCTGSMHYLARKMQEKFDIPFINVSFCGVEDTVKSLLNLANAIGDECIVKKAKEFVVEKASRTEKLLEQYRQRLAGKKVAIYVGGGFKAISLIKQFADLGMKTVIVGTQTGREEEYQTIKELADEGTIILDDSNPFELEAFIKEKQADILVGGVKERPLAYKLCVAFLDHNHERKHPLSGFEGALNFAQETDLSVNSPVWGLVKRKWGETDEKLCQSEC; via the coding sequence ATGAGTAAAGTATTGAATATAAATGTGCTGGATGAGCGAAGAAATTCGATACTGTGCAATGCAAGAGGTAAGGGAGATAGCATCCAATGCAACAAAAACAGTGCTGCCGGTTCCGTTAGTCAACGTGCTTGCGTGTACTGCGGGGCGCGGGTAGTGTTAAACCCCATTACGGATGCATACCACATCGTCCATGGACCGATTGGCTGTTCGAGCTATACATGGGATATCCGCGGAAGTCTGACAAGCGGAGCGGAGGTCTACCGCAACAGCTTTTCGACGGATCTTCGCGAAAAGGATATCATCTTCGGCGGGGAAAAGAAGCTGTCTGCCGCCATCGACGAAATCGTAGCGCAATACAAGCCAAAAGTTATATTTGTGTATTCTACCTGTGTGGTTGGTATCATTGGAGATGATTTGGATGCCGTATGCAAAACCGCCCAGCAAAAACACAACATCAGAGTGATTCCGGTAAGGTCTACCGGTTTTGCAGGCAACAAGGCGAGCGGATACCGGGCGGCTTGTGATGCGATCATGGAGCTTATCGGCAATGAAGAAAGGCCTGCCAAGCCTCAAGGCATTAATTTTCTCGGGGATTTTAATTTAGCGGGTGAATTGTGGATCATTAAGGGATACCTGAAAAGTTTGGGAATCAAGCTGCATACTGCAATCACCGGTGATTCGACCTGTGACTCGTTAAAAGAAGCGGTGAAAGCGCAGTTGAATATCGTACAATGTACAGGTTCCATGCATTATCTTGCACGGAAGATGCAGGAAAAGTTTGATATTCCCTTTATTAACGTAAGCTTTTGCGGCGTGGAAGATACGGTCAAGTCTCTTTTGAATCTTGCCAATGCAATCGGAGATGAATGTATCGTAAAAAAGGCAAAAGAGTTTGTAGTCGAGAAGGCATCGAGGACGGAAAAGCTGCTTGAACAATACCGCCAACGCCTGGCAGGCAAGAAAGTGGCTATCTATGTCGGCGGCGGTTTCAAAGCCATTTCATTGATCAAACAATTTGCAGACCTTGGGATGAAAACGGTTATTGTCGGTACGCAGACCGGCAGGGAAGAAGAATATCAGACAATCAAAGAACTGGCAGACGAAGGAACGATCATATTGGATGACAGCAATCCGTTCGAACTAGAGGCTTTTATAAAGGAAAAGCAGGCGGATATACTGGTTGGCGGCGTAAAAGAAAGGCCGCTGGCGTACAAACTATGTGTAGCATTTTTAGATCATAACCATGAAAGAAAGCATCCTTTAAGTGGTTTTGAAGGAGCACTTAATTTTGCCCAAGAAACGGATTTGAGCGTTAACAGCCCGGTTTGGGGTCTGGTGAAAAGGAAATGGGGAGAGACCGATGAGAAACTTTGTCAATCTGAATGTTAA
- the nifD gene encoding nitrogenase molybdenum-iron protein alpha chain — translation MLNEKTLDKILDSYPAKVRKNRKQHMLVKKGDAEKQEIAANTRTIPGIITNRGCCYAGCKGVVIGPLMDMVHIVHGPIGCSYYAWGTRRNKAKPERGEKNFINYAFSTDLQESDIVFGGEKKLKKAIQEAVETFNPAAITISATCPVGLIGDDISAVAAEAQKKYGIPVIAFNCEGYKGVSQSAGHHIANNNLMREVIGKGIEEPKEFSINVLGEYNIGGDEWEISRVLKKIGYNIVAVMTGNSSYERLKNAHTAQLNLVQCHRSINYIAEMIEVKYGTPWLKVNFIGIQSTIESLRNMALYFGDERLKQRTEEVIAEELADIRETIEKSKALCEGKKVMLFVGGSRAHHYQSLFKDLGMETVMAGYEFAHRDDYEGRAVLPFLKPDADSKNIEEYRPEKDEKHYKIYVSKERMEQLKKIIPLGDYEGMIKTMGDGTIVIDDLNHFETEEFIKAVKPDIFCSGIKDKYTVQKMGVFSKQLHSYDYGGPYAGFKGAVNFANDIIAGMYTPTWSYLVPPWKSGPYIEGTFANQAEMTGTEVLLNAESNA, via the coding sequence ATGCTGAACGAAAAGACGTTAGATAAAATACTGGATTCGTATCCAGCCAAAGTACGAAAGAACAGAAAACAGCACATGCTGGTAAAAAAAGGAGATGCGGAAAAACAGGAAATCGCAGCGAATACCCGTACTATCCCTGGCATCATCACCAATCGTGGCTGCTGTTACGCCGGCTGCAAAGGAGTGGTTATAGGGCCTTTGATGGATATGGTGCATATTGTTCATGGCCCGATTGGTTGTTCCTACTATGCGTGGGGGACCCGAAGAAACAAAGCTAAACCGGAACGAGGAGAAAAAAATTTTATTAACTACGCTTTTTCCACTGACTTGCAGGAGAGCGACATCGTTTTCGGCGGCGAAAAGAAACTAAAGAAGGCTATTCAAGAGGCGGTAGAAACGTTCAATCCGGCAGCCATTACTATCTCCGCCACCTGTCCGGTCGGGCTTATCGGTGACGACATCAGCGCGGTGGCGGCAGAGGCGCAAAAAAAATACGGTATTCCCGTTATTGCCTTCAACTGTGAAGGTTATAAAGGAGTAAGCCAGTCTGCCGGACACCATATCGCAAACAACAATCTTATGCGGGAAGTGATTGGCAAAGGTATCGAAGAGCCCAAAGAATTTTCCATCAATGTACTGGGTGAATACAATATTGGCGGGGACGAATGGGAGATTTCGCGGGTACTTAAAAAAATCGGCTATAACATCGTCGCGGTTATGACGGGCAACAGCAGTTATGAAAGGCTGAAAAACGCGCATACCGCTCAGCTCAATCTGGTGCAGTGCCATCGGTCCATCAATTACATAGCAGAGATGATAGAAGTAAAATACGGAACACCGTGGCTGAAGGTGAATTTTATCGGCATCCAGTCGACGATCGAATCCCTTCGCAACATGGCTCTGTATTTCGGAGACGAAAGGCTGAAACAAAGGACGGAAGAAGTGATCGCAGAGGAGCTTGCCGATATCCGTGAAACCATCGAGAAATCCAAGGCACTTTGTGAAGGCAAGAAAGTTATGCTGTTTGTAGGCGGTTCCAGAGCACATCATTATCAAAGCTTGTTTAAAGATCTGGGGATGGAGACGGTAATGGCCGGATACGAATTTGCCCACCGAGATGACTACGAAGGACGGGCGGTGCTGCCGTTTTTAAAACCGGATGCGGACAGCAAAAACATTGAAGAGTATCGTCCGGAAAAAGATGAAAAGCATTATAAAATATATGTCTCAAAAGAACGGATGGAGCAATTGAAAAAGATTATTCCGCTTGGCGATTATGAAGGCATGATAAAAACCATGGGAGATGGCACAATTGTGATCGATGACTTGAACCATTTTGAAACAGAGGAGTTTATCAAAGCGGTCAAACCGGATATATTCTGCTCGGGTATCAAAGATAAGTATACCGTGCAAAAAATGGGCGTCTTTTCCAAACAACTTCATTCCTATGACTACGGCGGCCCGTATGCCGGTTTCAAAGGTGCAGTCAATTTTGCTAACGACATCATTGCGGGTATGTATACGCCGACATGGAGTTACTTGGTTCCCCCGTGGAAAAGCGGACCATATATAGAGGGCACATTTGCCAATCAAGCCGAAATGACCGGAACGGAGGTGTTGTTAAATGCTGAATCAAACGCCTAA
- a CDS encoding P-II family nitrogen regulator produces the protein MKEIMAVIRMNKINQTKQALSLAGFPSVTCCKVLGRGKKKVDYQLIGKLLDGAEIESPKVAEAVSEGHRLLPKRLLMMMVKDEDVGEVVKIIIETNQTKNAGDGKIFVMPVEETYRMRTGETGDIVL, from the coding sequence ATGAAAGAAATCATGGCAGTTATCCGCATGAATAAAATCAACCAGACGAAACAGGCATTGTCATTGGCGGGATTTCCGTCTGTCACCTGCTGCAAGGTTCTGGGCAGGGGCAAAAAAAAGGTTGATTATCAATTAATCGGAAAGCTTTTGGATGGTGCTGAAATCGAATCTCCCAAGGTAGCGGAAGCAGTATCTGAAGGCCATCGGCTACTCCCAAAGAGACTGCTGATGATGATGGTGAAGGATGAAGATGTTGGTGAGGTCGTCAAGATCATTATCGAAACAAACCAGACGAAAAATGCCGGAGATGGGAAGATTTTTGTAATGCCCGTTGAAGAAACTTACAGGATGCGTACTGGTGAAACAGGAGACATTGTTCTTTAA
- a CDS encoding PAS domain S-box protein codes for MRAESIPKNKKILLAEDSRLTAKIVEDFLHKCGYEIETAITGEEAVQKISGGFPPDLVLMDIELAGVMDGIDAARRILKSRDIPVVFLTANTSGEIIDKIKEVKAYGFVLKGTDKAALLSTVEMALKLHEANTHARMFEWLFENALNELYIFHPKSLKFVAVNRAARKNLGYTIEELNTMIPLDLKPEFDIESFQKILNPLVSGEQEHVLFKTVHRRKDGSQYPVEINLQLFDYGGEKLCLALVVDLTERRAMEEELKEKETTLSAIMSSARDAIVMLDGQGNVAFWNPAAEQLFGYSREEILGKDLHRVVVPDEGLYQAYNKAFKHFQLTGEGKDVGKTIELKTKHKDGRELDVELSLSALRFRNAWHAVGIVRDISERKQAQKELENSREQYLELAENAPIGILKCDQAGNIIYVNQKTLEILNLPSIEETKKINLLTFPLLVRHGFSRKLEECLQNNKPGTYEMNYESKLGKKVWLRAHVKPLVNRNTVQIIIDDITERKQLEEVNRRKEERFRLMLEGIPNPVWLVSRKRRILAQNKAASSLFGIKIGDYCWERVFGGGNLPDEYREALKKSGSPLPGTKCYFCLGDEALDKNAPMNSEVELRGNIWDMWWIPLGEDVYLHYATDVTRYKKIEEELRHLSVTDVLTNVYNRRYFTQQLEVEIERAKRADRKFSLIILDIDRFKSINDRFGHNVGDLVLKSIAELIKNRIRKIDTLARWGGEEFVILLPDTTVKSAARLAEKLRESLSQMDIPGVDHVTASFGVAGYCPGDMVDTLVNKADNMMYEAKAAGRNCVRYMNECE; via the coding sequence TTGAGAGCGGAAAGCATTCCTAAAAATAAGAAGATACTGCTGGCGGAAGACAGCCGCTTAACTGCTAAGATTGTAGAAGATTTCTTGCATAAATGCGGATATGAGATAGAGACCGCTATTACAGGGGAAGAAGCGGTACAAAAGATAAGTGGCGGCTTTCCGCCAGACCTGGTTCTGATGGATATCGAATTGGCGGGGGTAATGGACGGAATAGATGCCGCCCGCAGAATACTTAAATCCCGGGATATTCCCGTTGTATTTCTCACCGCCAACACATCCGGGGAAATTATTGATAAAATAAAAGAGGTTAAGGCTTATGGGTTCGTGTTAAAAGGCACAGATAAAGCTGCATTGCTATCCACAGTGGAAATGGCTTTGAAACTTCATGAAGCAAATACCCATGCCAGAATGTTTGAGTGGCTTTTTGAAAACGCCCTGAATGAACTCTATATTTTTCATCCGAAGTCCTTAAAATTTGTTGCTGTAAACCGCGCTGCCAGAAAAAACCTGGGATATACAATCGAAGAACTGAACACCATGATCCCTCTCGACCTCAAACCAGAATTTGACATAGAGAGTTTCCAAAAAATCCTTAACCCACTGGTCAGCGGGGAACAGGAGCATGTCCTATTTAAAACAGTGCACCGCCGGAAGGACGGTTCCCAGTATCCTGTGGAAATAAATTTACAGCTTTTCGATTACGGGGGAGAAAAATTGTGTCTGGCCTTGGTTGTTGACCTGACTGAACGCAGAGCGATGGAAGAGGAGCTTAAAGAAAAGGAAACGACTTTAAGCGCTATTATGAGCTCGGCCCGGGACGCCATTGTCATGCTTGACGGGCAGGGAAACGTCGCTTTTTGGAACCCTGCAGCGGAACAGCTCTTCGGCTACTCCCGGGAAGAAATCCTGGGAAAGGATCTGCACCGGGTGGTGGTGCCGGACGAAGGTCTTTACCAGGCTTATAATAAGGCTTTTAAGCATTTTCAGTTAACCGGGGAAGGGAAGGACGTAGGGAAAACGATAGAATTGAAAACTAAACATAAAGACGGGCGGGAGCTTGATGTGGAGCTTTCACTGTCTGCTTTGCGGTTCAGGAATGCCTGGCATGCGGTGGGAATTGTGCGTGACATCAGTGAACGCAAACAGGCACAGAAGGAACTTGAAAACAGCCGGGAACAATATTTGGAATTAGCCGAAAATGCCCCCATTGGAATTTTAAAATGTGATCAAGCAGGAAATATTATTTATGTGAATCAAAAAACATTAGAAATACTTAATTTACCAAGTATTGAAGAAACAAAAAAGATTAATCTTTTAACTTTCCCCTTATTGGTCAGACATGGTTTTTCAAGAAAACTTGAAGAATGTTTGCAAAATAATAAGCCCGGCACATATGAAATGAATTATGAATCCAAATTGGGCAAGAAAGTATGGTTGCGAGCCCATGTTAAACCACTGGTGAATAGAAATACAGTACAGATAATTATTGATGATATAACTGAAAGAAAACAGCTGGAAGAGGTAAACAGGCGAAAAGAAGAAAGGTTTCGCCTGATGCTGGAGGGCATTCCCAATCCGGTCTGGCTTGTTTCAAGGAAGCGCCGTATTCTGGCACAGAATAAAGCGGCGTCGTCATTATTTGGGATAAAAATTGGAGATTATTGCTGGGAAAGAGTCTTTGGCGGGGGAAACCTGCCTGATGAATATAGGGAGGCATTAAAAAAATCAGGCAGTCCTTTACCGGGCACGAAATGCTATTTCTGTCTCGGAGACGAAGCTCTTGATAAAAATGCACCGATGAACAGCGAAGTGGAGCTGAGGGGTAATATATGGGATATGTGGTGGATTCCGTTGGGAGAGGATGTCTATCTTCATTATGCTACTGATGTTACCAGGTACAAAAAAATAGAAGAGGAACTTCGCCATTTATCTGTTACTGATGTTTTGACAAACGTCTATAACCGCCGCTATTTTACGCAACAACTGGAAGTAGAAATAGAGCGCGCCAAACGGGCAGACAGAAAGTTTTCCCTGATAATCCTGGACATAGATCGCTTTAAGAGTATCAATGACCGTTTTGGCCATAACGTCGGTGATTTAGTTCTTAAAAGCATAGCAGAATTGATTAAGAACAGGATCCGCAAAATAGATACCCTGGCCCGCTGGGGCGGGGAGGAATTTGTTATACTTCTGCCCGATACAACGGTAAAAAGTGCGGCCCGTTTAGCGGAAAAACTGCGGGAAAGTCTAAGCCAAATGGATATACCGGGCGTGGATCATGTAACGGCCAGTTTCGGAGTTGCCGGTTACTGTCCGGGGGACATGGTTGATACATTGGTGAATAAGGCAGACAACATGATGTATGAGGCAAAGGCTGCCGGCAGGAATTGCGTGCGGTATATGAATGAATGTGAATAG
- a CDS encoding P-II family nitrogen regulator, which produces MKMIRAIIRPEKTGIVLSELADAGFPSVTKMDVVGRGKQRGLKVADLYYDELPKEMLLLVVEDENVDELVKIILKTAKTGESGAFGDGKIFISSVETSYTISSGMEEL; this is translated from the coding sequence ATGAAGATGATAAGAGCCATTATACGCCCGGAAAAAACCGGAATCGTATTGTCTGAACTTGCTGATGCTGGATTTCCCTCTGTAACAAAAATGGATGTAGTAGGCAGAGGAAAACAGCGCGGTCTTAAAGTTGCTGACTTGTATTATGATGAGCTTCCCAAAGAAATGCTATTGCTTGTGGTGGAAGATGAAAATGTCGATGAGCTAGTTAAAATCATTTTGAAGACAGCTAAAACGGGTGAAAGCGGCGCATTTGGGGATGGTAAAATTTTCATAAGCTCGGTGGAAACTTCCTACACGATAAGCAGCGGAATGGAAGAACTCTAA
- the nifH gene encoding nitrogenase iron protein: protein MRQVAIYGKGGIGKSTTTQNLTAALSEMGKKIMIVGCDPKADSTRLILGGLAQQTVLDTLREEGEDVELEEIMKEGFNGIRCVESGGPEPGVGCAGRGIITSINMLESLGAYTEDLDYVFYDVLGDVVCGGFAMPIRESKAQEIYIVASGEMMAMYAANNISKGIQKYAKTGGTRLGGIICNSRKVDNEYEMLQAFAKELGTQLIHFIPRDNVVQRAEINKKTVIDYDPKDPQADEYRQLAKAVDENDMFVIPKPMKQERLEEILLEYGIMN, encoded by the coding sequence ATGAGACAAGTAGCAATTTATGGAAAAGGTGGTATTGGTAAATCAACAACTACCCAAAATCTTACAGCAGCTTTGAGTGAAATGGGCAAAAAGATTATGATCGTAGGATGTGACCCGAAAGCAGATTCTACCAGATTGATCCTTGGCGGTCTTGCGCAACAGACGGTGTTGGACACCTTGCGGGAAGAAGGCGAGGATGTAGAGCTTGAGGAAATCATGAAGGAAGGTTTTAATGGCATCCGCTGTGTAGAATCTGGCGGGCCGGAACCGGGTGTTGGATGCGCAGGCAGAGGCATCATTACTTCTATTAATATGCTGGAAAGCCTGGGCGCTTATACTGAAGACCTGGATTATGTATTTTACGATGTCTTGGGCGATGTTGTATGTGGAGGATTTGCCATGCCAATCCGTGAAAGCAAGGCGCAGGAAATATACATTGTTGCCAGCGGTGAAATGATGGCTATGTATGCAGCCAACAATATTTCTAAGGGTATTCAGAAATACGCTAAAACCGGCGGAACAAGGTTGGGTGGCATTATCTGTAACAGCCGTAAAGTGGATAATGAATACGAGATGCTGCAGGCTTTTGCAAAGGAATTAGGAACCCAGCTAATCCACTTTATACCGCGGGACAATGTTGTGCAGCGTGCGGAAATCAATAAAAAGACCGTTATCGATTATGATCCAAAAGATCCTCAGGCAGATGAATACAGGCAACTGGCAAAAGCGGTTGATGAAAACGACATGTTTGTGATTCCGAAACCCATGAAACAGGAGCGCCTTGAGGAAATTCTGTTGGAATACGGTATTATGAATTGA
- a CDS encoding LemA family protein, translating to MGVNFLKRSYLGIGIIVIILFILYLGYNSMVNLEEQTNNAWSQVENQLQRRADLIPNLVNTVKGYASHEQAAIKSVSDARAKLAGNQSIDNRIKNEEELSSALSRLLMIAENYPNLKADANFRQLQDELAGTENRIAVARKDYNDVVKQYNSKIRRFPNNLFAGIFGFEKKPYFEAQPSANKVPDVNF from the coding sequence ATGGGAGTGAATTTCTTGAAGAGAAGTTATTTAGGTATTGGTATTATCGTCATAATACTCTTCATCCTCTACTTAGGCTATAATAGCATGGTAAATCTGGAGGAGCAAACAAATAATGCTTGGAGTCAAGTTGAGAATCAGCTTCAAAGACGCGCAGACCTTATCCCTAATTTAGTTAATACAGTTAAAGGTTATGCAAGCCATGAACAAGCCGCAATTAAATCTGTTAGTGACGCAAGAGCAAAACTTGCCGGAAATCAAAGCATTGATAATAGAATAAAAAATGAGGAAGAACTAAGCTCAGCTTTATCCAGACTACTGATGATTGCTGAAAACTATCCAAATTTAAAAGCAGACGCTAATTTCCGCCAGCTTCAAGATGAATTAGCTGGAACTGAGAACAGAATAGCTGTAGCACGAAAAGATTATAATGATGTGGTTAAACAATATAATAGTAAAATAAGAAGATTTCCAAATAATCTTTTTGCCGGAATCTTTGGATTTGAAAAGAAACCTTATTTTGAAGCCCAGCCAAGTGCAAATAAAGTTCCTGACGTAAATTTCTAA
- a CDS encoding TPM domain-containing protein: MKKCIKLLSIIFVFSLFLGSQAFAAINIPKPSQNIYVNDFANLITPEDEEIITETASTLDNNTSAQVAVVTINSLNGIPISDYTNELFRNWGIGNKKENTGVLILINKENLLKNIPGKVRIEVGYGLEGILPDGKVGRILDEKMIPLFNEKEYSQGILAGFQAVTNVIQEDSSGNTDTTHLEYQFKWWHILLIILGIIFLILLEMMGFPVIRIIFVLLSMGGRRGGGSGGGFGGGSSGGGGAER, translated from the coding sequence ATGAAAAAGTGTATAAAGCTGTTATCTATCATATTTGTTTTTTCCCTGTTTTTAGGGTCTCAGGCCTTTGCAGCTATCAATATTCCTAAGCCTTCACAAAATATTTATGTTAATGATTTTGCCAATCTCATTACCCCTGAAGACGAAGAAATCATTACCGAAACAGCCAGCACTTTAGATAATAATACATCAGCTCAAGTTGCCGTTGTAACGATAAATTCTTTAAACGGTATTCCCATATCGGATTATACTAATGAACTTTTTCGCAATTGGGGCATCGGAAATAAAAAGGAAAATACGGGAGTGCTAATTCTCATCAACAAAGAAAATCTGTTAAAAAATATTCCCGGGAAAGTAAGAATCGAAGTTGGTTATGGATTAGAAGGCATTCTTCCTGATGGTAAAGTTGGCAGAATTCTTGATGAAAAAATGATTCCTCTATTTAACGAAAAAGAATATTCTCAAGGAATATTAGCTGGCTTCCAAGCTGTAACAAATGTAATTCAGGAAGATAGCTCAGGGAACACCGATACCACCCATTTAGAATATCAATTTAAATGGTGGCATATCTTATTGATTATTCTAGGCATCATTTTTCTAATTCTCTTAGAAATGATGGGTTTCCCGGTTATTAGAATTATTTTTGTACTTCTTTCTATGGGCGGTCGACGTGGAGGAGGTTCAGGTGGAGGATTCGGCGGTGGATCTTCCGGTGGCGGTGGTGCAGAACGATAA